One window from the genome of Desulfallas thermosapovorans DSM 6562 encodes:
- the nuoK gene encoding NADH-quinone oxidoreductase subunit NuoK: MLTISLTHYVVLSALLFSIGLFGVMTKRNAVAVLICIELMLNAVNINLLAFSKYITPTDFIGQIFAVFVITVAAAEVGIGLAIIIAIYRNKLSVNLDDFDWLKW, from the coding sequence ATGCTGACGATTAGTTTAACCCATTATGTGGTGCTTTCGGCCCTGCTGTTCAGTATCGGTCTGTTTGGTGTTATGACCAAGCGCAATGCTGTGGCCGTGCTCATTTGCATTGAGCTGATGTTAAATGCGGTGAATATTAACCTGTTGGCCTTCAGCAAGTATATTACCCCAACCGATTTTATCGGACAAATATTCGCTGTTTTTGTCATTACCGTGGCCGCCGCCGAAGTGGGTATAGGGCTGGCCATTATCATAGCCATCTACCGCAATAAGCTGTCTGTAAATCTGGACGATTTTGACTGGCTGAAATGGTAG
- a CDS encoding NADH-quinone oxidoreductase subunit J has protein sequence METSIYSVIAFYGLAITILGNATLVIFARNIVHAVLFLAVTFVSMAGLFLLLDADFIAAIQVLVYAGAVCIMVVFGVMLIQRPDMKSTNLFNNQLLAGAGLTALVVAMCAVFAGRTAWTELVTTQAVPENTIHAIGALLLSKYVIPFEVVAILLLVALIGALVIARDEGVKANADD, from the coding sequence ATGGAAACCAGTATATACAGCGTAATTGCTTTTTACGGGTTAGCGATAACTATTTTGGGTAACGCTACTTTGGTAATATTTGCACGCAATATTGTACACGCGGTTCTGTTTTTGGCCGTTACCTTCGTATCCATGGCCGGATTGTTTCTACTGTTGGATGCCGACTTTATAGCCGCTATACAGGTTCTGGTATATGCCGGGGCTGTCTGTATCATGGTGGTTTTCGGTGTCATGCTGATTCAACGGCCGGACATGAAAAGTACCAACCTGTTCAATAATCAACTATTAGCTGGCGCCGGTCTGACGGCCCTGGTGGTGGCCATGTGTGCTGTATTCGCCGGTCGTACCGCCTGGACCGAACTGGTGACGACACAGGCGGTGCCCGAAAACACCATTCACGCCATCGGTGCATTGCTGCTTAGTAAATATGTAATTCCCTTTGAAGTAGTGGCCATTCTTTTATTGGTGGCCCTGATCGGTGCCCTTGTAATCGCCAGGGATGAGGGGGTGAAGGCCAATGCTGACGATTAG
- a CDS encoding 4Fe-4S dicluster domain-containing protein, whose amino-acid sequence MFGKGLVKGLQITWKEFWAPKLTVQYPEVQHTIPERFHGKFVLDVDKCIACGLCANACPNRVIDLKKQKVGKKQFLTDYVMNIQYCMYCGMCVESCNKDALHFSKDFNMNQYFYRDIPLVLVRREAPAEPVEEEAPAAKAAPKPKPKPKAKAEKSAAPAAAEVAAGKAPGKEGQ is encoded by the coding sequence ATGTTTGGTAAAGGGTTAGTGAAAGGTTTGCAAATTACCTGGAAAGAGTTTTGGGCCCCCAAGCTGACAGTTCAGTACCCGGAAGTGCAGCATACAATACCGGAGCGCTTTCACGGCAAGTTCGTTTTGGATGTGGATAAATGCATTGCCTGCGGGTTGTGTGCCAATGCCTGTCCAAACAGGGTTATCGACCTGAAAAAACAGAAGGTGGGCAAAAAACAATTTCTAACTGATTATGTAATGAATATTCAGTACTGCATGTACTGTGGTATGTGCGTTGAATCCTGTAATAAAGATGCACTGCATTTTTCCAAGGATTTTAATATGAATCAATATTTTTACAGGGACATCCCTCTTGTTTTGGTGCGGCGAGAAGCACCTGCCGAACCAGTGGAGGAGGAAGCACCGGCAGCAAAGGCTGCGCCCAAACCCAAACCCAAGCCCAAGGCTAAGGCCGAAAAATCCGCTGCACCTGCTGCAGCAGAGGTTGCCGCCGGCAAGGCTCCCGGTAAGGAGGGTCAGTAA
- the nuoH gene encoding NADH-quinone oxidoreductase subunit NuoH, with protein sequence MLENLFVGIAGGLRSFLGGLGVPLEINEAIVMLVKLLAILVFILVNALWLVYMERKVAAYMQARIGPNRVGPKGLLQTTCDIGKLISKEIIINKEADLIPFLLAPVLIFVPTLMVFAVIPFGQNMAAIDMNIGLLYLLAIASLSTIIFWMASWASNNKYSLLGGMRVVAQMVSYELPMVLAILGVVMIVGSLKMSDIIAAQEHTWFIFTQPIAFLIYFIAAVAECNRTPFDLMEGESELVNGFNTEYGGMAFAMFYLAEYANMLVVCALTTILFLGGWHAPFGLTIIPSWVWFFLKVYVVMFIIMQLRWTYPRIRVDQLMGFGWKVLVPLSLANIFVTGIGMYIYRAIGW encoded by the coding sequence ATGTTGGAAAATTTATTTGTAGGCATAGCCGGTGGGCTGAGATCTTTCCTCGGTGGCCTGGGCGTACCCCTGGAAATAAATGAGGCCATCGTGATGCTGGTCAAGCTTTTGGCTATCCTCGTATTTATTTTAGTTAATGCTCTGTGGCTGGTTTACATGGAGCGTAAAGTTGCCGCCTATATGCAGGCCCGTATTGGCCCCAACCGGGTCGGCCCCAAGGGACTTTTGCAAACCACGTGCGATATCGGCAAACTAATTAGCAAGGAAATCATTATCAACAAGGAAGCGGATCTAATACCTTTTTTACTTGCTCCCGTGCTGATTTTCGTACCCACATTAATGGTGTTTGCAGTAATACCCTTTGGTCAAAATATGGCGGCCATTGATATGAATATAGGATTGTTATACCTTCTAGCCATTGCCTCGCTGTCCACCATCATTTTTTGGATGGCCAGCTGGGCGTCCAACAATAAATATTCTTTGCTCGGCGGCATGCGTGTGGTGGCTCAGATGGTTAGTTACGAATTACCGATGGTGCTGGCTATCCTGGGTGTGGTCATGATTGTGGGAAGTTTGAAAATGTCCGATATTATTGCGGCCCAAGAACACACCTGGTTTATTTTTACCCAACCCATTGCATTCCTAATTTATTTTATCGCCGCTGTGGCGGAATGTAACCGTACTCCCTTTGACCTGATGGAAGGTGAATCCGAACTGGTCAACGGGTTTAACACTGAATATGGCGGCATGGCCTTTGCTATGTTCTACCTGGCTGAGTACGCCAATATGCTGGTGGTTTGTGCTTTAACCACGATTTTGTTTTTGGGCGGGTGGCATGCACCCTTTGGTTTGACCATCATTCCTTCCTGGGTGTGGTTTTTCCTCAAAGTGTATGTCGTAATGTTCATTATTATGCAGCTTCGCTGGACTTATCCCAGGATACGGGTGGACCAGCTCATGGGCTTTGGCTGGAAAGTATTAGTACCACTTTCTTTGGCCAACATCTTTGTAACCGGTATAGGGATGTACATTTACCGGGCGATAGGGTGGTGA
- a CDS encoding NADH-quinone oxidoreductase subunit D, translating into MLRTQEFNINFGPQHPSTHGVFRVVLTMDGERIVRAEPICGYLHRGMEKLAESRTYPQFIPYTDRMDYLAAMLQNWGYVMAVEKLMGIEVPERAEYLRVISGELSRLTSHVLATGVYALDMGGFTGFLLCFREREKMMDLLEELTGSRMTLSYARIGGVAADVPEGWLDKLKKLMDEMPGYIDEYDGLITGNEIFQARTKAVGVLKPETAINYSLSGPVLRGSGVNYDLRKVKSYSIYDRFDFDVPLGENGDCFDRFFCRVREMRQSVRIIQQAIEQIKEIDGPIIAKVPKVLKPPKGEAYEEIESSKGIIGYYVVSDGSNKPYRVHVRRPSFINLGYLDEMLRGYLIADVVAILGSIDIVLGEVDC; encoded by the coding sequence ATGTTGAGGACGCAAGAATTTAATATAAACTTTGGCCCGCAACACCCCAGTACCCACGGTGTATTCCGGGTTGTTCTTACTATGGACGGGGAAAGAATCGTCCGAGCCGAGCCAATTTGCGGTTACCTGCACCGTGGTATGGAAAAATTAGCTGAATCGCGGACTTACCCTCAGTTTATCCCCTATACCGATCGCATGGATTACCTTGCGGCTATGCTGCAAAACTGGGGTTATGTGATGGCCGTAGAAAAGCTGATGGGTATTGAGGTGCCGGAAAGGGCCGAGTACCTGCGGGTTATTTCCGGGGAGCTTTCCCGTCTGACCAGTCACGTACTGGCCACAGGTGTATACGCGCTGGATATGGGAGGTTTCACAGGATTTCTCCTTTGCTTCCGCGAGCGGGAGAAAATGATGGATCTTCTGGAGGAACTCACTGGTTCCAGAATGACTCTGAGCTACGCCCGCATTGGTGGTGTGGCTGCCGATGTTCCGGAGGGCTGGCTGGATAAGCTTAAGAAGCTGATGGATGAAATGCCGGGTTATATCGACGAGTATGACGGTCTGATTACCGGCAATGAAATATTCCAGGCCAGGACCAAGGCTGTGGGTGTGCTTAAACCGGAGACAGCCATAAATTACAGCCTCAGCGGCCCGGTCTTAAGGGGCAGCGGGGTGAATTACGATTTGCGCAAAGTTAAGTCATACAGCATTTATGACCGTTTTGATTTTGATGTGCCGCTGGGTGAAAACGGTGACTGTTTTGACCGCTTTTTCTGCCGGGTGCGGGAAATGCGCCAGTCCGTAAGGATTATCCAGCAAGCCATCGAACAAATTAAAGAAATTGACGGTCCCATTATCGCCAAGGTGCCTAAAGTGCTCAAACCTCCCAAGGGTGAAGCTTACGAGGAAATAGAGAGCTCCAAGGGTATCATCGGCTATTATGTGGTCAGCGACGGCAGTAACAAGCCGTATCGTGTTCATGTACGCAGGCCATCCTTTATTAACCTGGGTTATTTGGATGAAATGCTGCGTGGTTACCTGATAGCCGACGTTGTGGCCATACTGGGTAGTATTGACATTGTTTTGGGTGAAGTGGATTGTTAG
- a CDS encoding NADH-quinone oxidoreductase subunit C, with product MIDNAALVEELRQKFNYIEVNEQSTVIVPKDKLLEFMQALKDDYALDFLTNLTAVDYIDENKFEVIYNINSTAKGYTLMVKTSVDRDNPELPSVFPIWGGANWQEREVYDLLGIVFTGHPNLKRILLDYDYEGHPLRKDFQWKGGRE from the coding sequence ATGATAGATAATGCTGCACTGGTGGAGGAGCTTAGGCAAAAATTTAATTATATTGAGGTTAATGAACAGTCGACCGTCATCGTTCCCAAAGACAAGCTGCTGGAATTTATGCAGGCACTGAAAGACGATTACGCGCTGGACTTTTTGACCAACCTGACAGCCGTGGATTATATCGATGAAAACAAATTCGAAGTTATATATAATATCAATTCCACTGCAAAGGGCTATACGTTGATGGTTAAGACCTCTGTGGATAGGGACAATCCGGAGCTGCCTTCGGTATTTCCCATCTGGGGCGGGGCAAACTGGCAGGAGCGGGAAGTATACGACTTACTGGGTATCGTATTTACCGGCCATCCCAACCTCAAGCGCATTTTACTGGACTACGATTATGAAGGACACCCGCTGCGCAAGGATTTCCAATGGAAAGGTGGCAGGGAGTAA
- a CDS encoding NADH-quinone oxidoreductase subunit B: MEVNKGKTQIEAVQKDIWAPEYFGDNPDLYNVHEVKRLVHLAPVEKVLNMARAHSIWPLGFGLACCAIEGLMAAQGPRYDLSRFGYEVLRNTARQADVMLVAGTVTTKAADFVVRLWEQMSEPKWCMAIGGCAISGGPFVDSYHVVPGVNKLVPVDVYVPGCPPRPDAVLDAFLMLRAKILDKREYLQRSKGKVVTG; encoded by the coding sequence ATGGAAGTAAACAAGGGGAAAACACAAATAGAAGCCGTCCAAAAGGACATTTGGGCCCCGGAATATTTCGGTGATAACCCGGATCTCTATAACGTGCATGAGGTAAAAAGATTAGTTCACCTGGCTCCGGTGGAAAAAGTGTTAAACATGGCCCGGGCTCACTCCATTTGGCCGCTTGGCTTTGGCTTGGCCTGCTGCGCCATTGAGGGCCTGATGGCCGCCCAGGGTCCCCGTTATGACTTGTCCCGCTTTGGGTACGAGGTCTTGCGTAACACCGCCCGCCAGGCTGATGTTATGCTGGTGGCCGGTACTGTAACCACCAAAGCAGCGGATTTCGTAGTGCGCCTGTGGGAACAGATGTCTGAACCCAAGTGGTGTATGGCCATTGGCGGTTGTGCCATTTCCGGCGGGCCTTTTGTGGATTCCTATCATGTGGTACCCGGTGTCAATAAACTGGTGCCTGTGGATGTTTATGTGCCCGGTTGTCCGCCCAGGCCGGATGCGGTGCTGGATGCATTCCTTATGTTGAGGGCCAAGATTCTTGACAAACGGGAGTACCTTCAAAGGTCAAAAGGCAAGGTGGTGACGGGTTAA
- a CDS encoding NADH-quinone oxidoreductase subunit A: protein MSDWAGVFIFLVVAVIFGAGGIVTSFLIQPRRNTPLKLEVYECGMPTQGPTWVQFRTSYFLYALLFVIFDVETIYLYAWAVKFQSLGLFAFIEMIIFVFILVVGLWYAWKEGALEWK from the coding sequence ATGTCGGACTGGGCGGGAGTATTTATATTTCTTGTAGTCGCAGTTATTTTTGGTGCAGGTGGCATTGTGACCAGTTTTCTTATTCAGCCGAGACGGAATACGCCGTTAAAGCTGGAAGTGTATGAATGCGGTATGCCGACCCAGGGACCCACATGGGTACAGTTTAGAACCAGTTACTTCCTTTATGCTTTACTTTTTGTCATATTTGATGTGGAAACTATTTATCTTTATGCCTGGGCGGTCAAATTCCAAAGCCTGGGGTTGTTTGCGTTCATTGAAATGATCATATTTGTATTTATTTTAGTCGTTGGTCTGTGGTACGCCTGGAAGGAAGGTGCGTTGGAATGGAAGTAA
- the ylqF gene encoding ribosome biogenesis GTPase YlqF, with protein sequence MDIQWYPGHMAKARRQVQQNLQMVDVAIELLDARIPASSRNPDINVILKGKPRLVVLNKSDLADASITAAWLNYFARAGYPAVAVDAHHGAGIKKMIALAEQLARPAIKKYMARGRLARLARCMVVGVPNVGKSMLINRLAGKKAARTGNRPGVTRGEQWIKLGGKLELLDTPGILWPKFEDPETAYKLAVTGAIKEQIYNPEEVCEKLVQWLVGKAPDTLAKRYKLSALPEETWEVIERIGVHRGFYLSGGKIDSYKTATFIIKEFREGKLGRCSLETPGNQ encoded by the coding sequence ATGGATATCCAATGGTACCCGGGGCACATGGCCAAAGCCCGCAGGCAGGTTCAGCAAAACTTGCAAATGGTGGATGTGGCCATTGAATTGCTGGATGCCCGTATACCGGCCAGCAGCAGAAACCCCGATATAAATGTAATTTTAAAAGGTAAGCCCAGATTGGTGGTGCTGAACAAGTCGGACCTGGCCGATGCGAGTATTACGGCAGCATGGCTGAATTATTTTGCCCGTGCCGGTTATCCGGCGGTGGCTGTAGATGCTCACCACGGCGCGGGTATAAAAAAAATGATTGCCCTGGCGGAACAGTTGGCCCGCCCGGCAATAAAAAAATACATGGCCAGGGGACGCCTTGCCCGGTTAGCCCGCTGCATGGTGGTGGGGGTGCCCAATGTGGGAAAGTCTATGCTGATCAACAGGCTGGCCGGTAAAAAAGCGGCCCGCACCGGCAATCGCCCCGGGGTAACCAGAGGGGAACAGTGGATTAAACTGGGGGGAAAGTTGGAGTTGCTGGACACACCCGGCATACTCTGGCCCAAATTTGAAGATCCCGAAACCGCGTATAAATTGGCGGTAACCGGGGCTATTAAAGAACAGATATATAATCCGGAGGAAGTATGTGAAAAACTGGTGCAGTGGCTGGTGGGTAAAGCACCCGATACGCTGGCCAAACGTTACAAACTAAGCGCGCTACCGGAAGAAACATGGGAAGTGATTGAAAGAATCGGTGTGCACAGGGGCTTTTACCTGTCCGGAGGTAAAATAGACAGTTATAAAACAGCGACCTTCATAATCAAAGAATTTCGGGAGGGCAAACTGGGCAGGTGTAGCCTTGAAACGCCCGGCAACCAGTAA
- the lepB gene encoding signal peptidase I: MPNSDQEQLAGKKAKGKPAIMEIFESVAIAILLAVVIRMFLFQPFYIPSESMVPSLQVGDRIIVSKFSYYFKEPQRGDIVVFKFPLDPSRDFVKRTIGVGGENLAIRDSQLYVNGQQVEEGYLPPGLKFADYGPVDVPPGSYFMMGDNRNNSDDSRVWGPLPEQNIVGKAVLIYWPLNRIKLL; encoded by the coding sequence ATGCCAAATTCTGATCAGGAGCAACTGGCAGGAAAAAAAGCAAAGGGTAAACCGGCAATAATGGAAATATTTGAATCGGTGGCCATAGCGATATTATTGGCTGTTGTCATAAGAATGTTTCTGTTTCAGCCCTTTTATATTCCTTCTGAGTCCATGGTTCCCAGCCTGCAGGTGGGGGATAGAATTATTGTCAGCAAATTTAGTTATTATTTTAAAGAACCCCAGCGGGGTGACATCGTTGTATTCAAGTTTCCCCTTGACCCCAGCCGGGACTTTGTGAAGCGAACCATTGGTGTCGGCGGCGAAAATCTGGCTATTCGTGATAGTCAATTATATGTCAATGGCCAGCAGGTAGAGGAGGGTTATTTACCCCCGGGGCTGAAATTTGCCGATTACGGGCCGGTGGATGTGCCGCCCGGCAGTTATTTCATGATGGGAGATAACCGCAACAACAGTGACGACAGCAGGGTTTGGGGGCCGCTGCCCGAGCAGAATATCGTCGGCAAAGCAGTGTTGATATACTGGCCTTTAAACCGGATTAAACTGTTATAG
- the rplS gene encoding 50S ribosomal protein L19: MDLIKAVEQGQFKSDIPDFSPGDTVKVHVKVVEGNRERIQVFEGVVIRRRGGGLGETFTVRRVSYGVGVERTFPLHSPRIDKIEVTKRGRVRRARLYYLRKLRGKAARIKEIRR, translated from the coding sequence ATGGATTTGATAAAAGCTGTTGAACAAGGACAATTTAAAAGTGATATTCCTGATTTCAGCCCTGGAGACACAGTTAAAGTGCACGTCAAAGTGGTGGAAGGCAACCGGGAACGCATCCAGGTGTTTGAAGGTGTAGTGATCAGACGCCGCGGCGGCGGGCTTGGTGAGACATTCACCGTGCGCCGTGTATCTTACGGAGTTGGTGTGGAAAGAACTTTTCCTCTGCATTCGCCAAGGATTGATAAAATAGAAGTTACCAAGCGCGGGCGTGTCCGCAGAGCCAGGCTTTACTACCTGCGCAAGCTGCGCGGCAAAGCTGCCCGTATTAAGGAAATTCGTCGCTAG
- the spoIIP gene encoding stage II sporulation protein P, with protein sequence MIVLRAALVLAVICWGLVISPLTALAEDQADHVAGVCYKYIDRYGSLITQTSRVPARGDQIINARGYHYRVDSVHGSTARVSLLGQDKTLLSYMDYYDQFKDVVVVSSQQRYKRPVGIYHTHSDESYLPTDGAASIPFNGGIFQVGDNFNKELQKHDVKVLYDRTPHDPHDANAYYRSRRTAVKLLEDNPVAIFDVHRDGIDDPEFYRHVVSDREVTQIRLVVGRQNPKMSANLDFAKRLMAYVNKKNPGLIKEIYMARGNYNQDLISTALLIEAGTYTNQKPEAESGVALLANAVPEMLGITPPPQSEDTVQSPDAGGEGWRTAFFIAVIVVLVGIAFIFINNPSNKIWEYVVNKAGQLYGDNLAGKMKEYMVNKVGRVIKRK encoded by the coding sequence ATGATAGTATTGCGTGCAGCATTAGTGTTAGCCGTTATATGTTGGGGTCTTGTAATATCTCCCCTGACGGCGCTGGCTGAGGATCAGGCCGACCATGTGGCCGGGGTATGCTATAAATACATTGACCGGTATGGTAGTTTAATCACCCAAACATCCCGCGTGCCTGCCCGGGGAGATCAAATAATCAATGCCCGGGGTTATCATTACCGGGTGGATAGCGTGCATGGTAGCACAGCCCGGGTCAGCCTTTTGGGTCAAGATAAAACCCTGCTTTCGTATATGGATTATTATGATCAATTTAAAGATGTAGTTGTTGTATCAAGCCAACAGCGGTATAAACGTCCTGTAGGAATTTATCACACCCACTCGGATGAATCTTATTTGCCCACTGACGGGGCTGCTTCAATACCCTTTAACGGGGGTATTTTTCAAGTGGGGGATAATTTCAACAAGGAACTCCAAAAGCACGATGTGAAAGTGCTTTATGACCGGACCCCCCATGATCCCCATGATGCCAATGCCTATTACCGTTCCCGCCGCACAGCTGTAAAATTGTTAGAGGATAACCCGGTGGCGATTTTTGACGTGCACAGGGATGGCATTGATGATCCCGAGTTTTACCGGCATGTTGTGTCCGATCGTGAAGTCACCCAAATTCGTTTGGTGGTGGGCAGGCAGAATCCTAAAATGTCAGCCAATTTGGACTTTGCCAAACGTTTAATGGCCTATGTAAACAAAAAAAATCCCGGATTGATTAAGGAAATATATATGGCCCGGGGCAATTACAATCAGGACTTGATTTCCACTGCACTGTTGATTGAAGCCGGCACCTATACCAATCAAAAACCCGAGGCTGAAAGCGGGGTTGCCCTTCTGGCCAATGCCGTGCCCGAAATGCTTGGCATAACACCGCCGCCACAGTCAGAGGATACTGTCCAATCCCCGGATGCCGGTGGTGAGGGATGGCGAACCGCATTTTTTATTGCTGTCATAGTTGTGCTAGTTGGAATAGCCTTTATATTCATTAATAATCCGTCCAATAAAATCTGGGAGTATGTGGTCAATAAGGCAGGTCAATTATACGGGGATAACCTGGCCGGTAAAATGAAGGAGTACATGGTTAATAAAGTGGGCAGGGTTATCAAGCGCAAGTAA
- a CDS encoding LysM peptidoglycan-binding domain-containing protein, whose protein sequence is MPRAKTQKPPCPSGRFWTVQPGDTFYLIASFVGTTVAELKRLNPGCDPANLQTGQKICLPPERICPSGVFWEVAPGDTLYTIALATGTTLDQLLELNPYVDPLKLLPGQTICLPG, encoded by the coding sequence ATGCCCAGAGCTAAAACCCAAAAGCCACCATGTCCCTCCGGTCGTTTTTGGACCGTCCAGCCCGGGGATACTTTTTATTTAATAGCTTCCTTTGTGGGCACTACGGTTGCTGAATTAAAGCGCCTTAATCCCGGCTGTGACCCCGCCAACCTGCAAACCGGCCAAAAAATATGTCTGCCTCCTGAAAGAATCTGTCCCTCGGGGGTGTTTTGGGAGGTGGCACCGGGGGATACCCTGTACACCATCGCCCTGGCCACCGGAACCACCCTGGACCAACTGCTGGAGCTTAATCCATATGTCGACCCGTTAAAACTTTTACCCGGACAAACCATCTGTCTGCCCGGGTAA
- the trmD gene encoding tRNA (guanosine(37)-N1)-methyltransferase TrmD, with amino-acid sequence MKIDMLTLFPEMFSGPFDSSIIKRARDKGLLEINFVDIRDFAGNKHNTVDDTPYGGGAGMVLQAPPIMRALEHVRSQRGGLLARVVLMCPTGLPFNQNWARDLAREEHLVIICGHYEGIDERVRELAVTDELSIGDYVLTGGELPAMVVVDAVSRMIPGVLGEQASAEDDSFYQGLLEYPQYTRPRLYGDLPVPEILMSGHHEKIRRWRRRQALLKTLERRPDLLREEVLNSEDRDILLEIIEKIQSVI; translated from the coding sequence ATGAAAATAGATATGCTGACATTATTTCCGGAGATGTTTTCCGGTCCCTTTGACAGTAGTATTATTAAACGGGCCAGAGACAAAGGACTTTTGGAAATAAACTTTGTTGATATTCGCGATTTTGCCGGTAACAAGCACAATACCGTAGACGATACCCCCTATGGTGGTGGGGCCGGTATGGTGTTGCAGGCACCGCCCATCATGCGGGCACTGGAGCATGTGCGCAGCCAGAGGGGCGGGTTGCTGGCCAGGGTGGTATTGATGTGCCCCACCGGCCTGCCCTTTAACCAAAACTGGGCCCGGGATTTGGCCCGGGAAGAACACCTGGTGATTATCTGCGGCCATTACGAGGGTATTGATGAGCGGGTGCGGGAGTTGGCCGTGACCGACGAGTTATCCATCGGTGATTACGTACTCACCGGTGGTGAACTGCCGGCCATGGTGGTGGTGGATGCGGTTTCCCGGATGATACCCGGTGTGTTGGGCGAGCAGGCATCCGCCGAAGATGATTCCTTTTACCAGGGTTTATTGGAATACCCGCAGTATACAAGGCCTCGCCTTTACGGTGACTTGCCGGTGCCGGAAATTTTAATGAGCGGGCATCACGAAAAAATCAGGCGCTGGCGCCGTCGCCAGGCACTGTTGAAAACTTTGGAGCGCCGCCCTGATCTGTTGCGGGAAGAGGTTTTAAACAGCGAAGACCGGGATATTTTACTTGAAATAATAGAAAAAATACAAAGTGTAATATAG
- the rimM gene encoding ribosome maturation factor RimM (Essential for efficient processing of 16S rRNA) produces the protein MVLPGADEQYITIGKIVNTQGHRGEVRVLPLTDFPRRFDDMKRVHVSLPEKTTLMDIERTYHHKKFIIIKFAGIEDMNAAETLKGASLLVPRDELMPLPEDTFYIFDIVGMEVYTVDGRLLGQVREVLQTGANDVFIVEGTTRRPLLVPALKKVVRSVDMEQRKMTVCLPEGLEELS, from the coding sequence ATGGTTTTGCCGGGTGCAGATGAGCAATATATAACCATAGGTAAAATAGTTAATACCCAGGGGCACCGGGGCGAAGTCAGGGTTTTGCCGTTAACGGATTTCCCCCGGCGCTTTGACGATATGAAAAGGGTTCATGTGAGCCTGCCGGAAAAAACGACACTAATGGATATCGAAAGAACTTATCATCATAAAAAGTTTATTATTATTAAATTTGCCGGTATTGAGGATATGAATGCCGCGGAAACCCTTAAAGGAGCATCCCTGCTGGTTCCCAGAGATGAGTTGATGCCTCTGCCCGAGGATACCTTTTATATCTTTGACATAGTGGGCATGGAGGTGTACACCGTTGATGGTCGCTTGCTGGGGCAAGTGCGGGAAGTGCTGCAAACCGGTGCCAATGATGTGTTTATTGTCGAGGGGACGACCCGGCGCCCGTTACTGGTACCGGCGCTAAAAAAAGTGGTGCGCAGTGTTGATATGGAACAGCGGAAAATGACCGTTTGTTTGCCGGAGGGGTTGGAAGAGTTGTCATGA
- a CDS encoding KH domain-containing protein produces MKELVETLAKALVDHPDMVTVDMIEKDKSCVIELRVARDDMGKVIGKQGRIARAIRAVVKAAATKEHKKVTVEII; encoded by the coding sequence ATGAAGGAACTGGTGGAAACATTGGCCAAGGCCCTCGTCGACCATCCTGATATGGTGACCGTGGATATGATTGAGAAAGACAAATCCTGTGTGATTGAATTACGGGTTGCCCGGGATGATATGGGCAAGGTTATCGGTAAACAAGGTCGTATTGCCAGGGCCATTCGGGCCGTTGTAAAAGCAGCAGCCACTAAAGAGCACAAAAAGGTCACCGTAGAGATTATTTAA
- the rpsP gene encoding 30S ribosomal protein S16 yields the protein MAVKIRLKRMGAKKKPFYRIVVADSRSPRDGRFIEEIGYYDPLKNPAVININEAKAAEWLRKGAQLTDTTKALFNKAGINKNVAGGEGQ from the coding sequence GTGGCAGTTAAGATCAGGCTCAAGAGAATGGGGGCCAAGAAAAAGCCGTTTTACCGGATAGTGGTGGCCGATTCCCGCTCTCCCCGGGACGGTCGTTTTATAGAGGAAATTGGCTATTACGACCCGCTAAAGAATCCCGCCGTGATTAACATCAACGAAGCCAAGGCGGCGGAGTGGTTGCGCAAGGGAGCACAGCTTACCGATACCACCAAAGCGCTGTTTAACAAGGCTGGCATCAATAAAAATGTTGCCGGTGGCGAAGGCCAGTGA